The Microbacterium maritypicum genome contains a region encoding:
- the rapZ gene encoding RNase adapter RapZ, with the protein MADGEKGEFLIVTGMSGAGRTTVANALEDLGWYVVDNLPPQILRPLLDLTDMGGTALPKVAAVVDVRGRNLFDDFPGVARALRSRGSVRVLFLDASDDVLVRRFESVRRPHPLQGEGTLLDGIRIERARLAPIREAADLVIDTSTLNIHQLATQVSDIFSEEGQARHRVTLLSFGFKYGLPTDVDIVADMRFLPNPFWNEELRGLTGQDEEVRDYVLSRDGAMEFLDAYSAALVPVLEGYQRENKSHSTIAIGCTGGKHRSVAMSEELGRRLAAIPGVAVNVRHRDLGRE; encoded by the coding sequence ATGGCTGACGGGGAAAAGGGCGAGTTCCTCATCGTCACGGGAATGTCCGGCGCGGGTCGGACGACGGTGGCGAACGCACTCGAGGATCTCGGCTGGTACGTGGTCGACAACCTGCCCCCGCAGATCCTGCGTCCGCTGCTGGATCTGACCGACATGGGCGGCACCGCCCTTCCGAAGGTCGCGGCCGTGGTCGATGTGCGCGGCCGCAATCTCTTCGACGACTTCCCCGGGGTGGCGCGTGCGCTGCGTTCACGGGGTTCCGTGCGGGTGCTCTTCCTCGACGCGTCCGACGACGTGCTGGTGCGTCGGTTCGAGTCCGTGCGCAGACCGCATCCGCTGCAGGGCGAAGGAACCCTGCTGGACGGCATCCGCATCGAGCGTGCCCGGCTCGCGCCGATCCGCGAAGCGGCCGACCTCGTCATCGACACCTCGACCCTCAACATCCACCAGCTCGCGACCCAGGTCTCCGACATCTTCTCGGAGGAGGGCCAGGCGCGCCATCGCGTCACCCTGCTGAGCTTCGGGTTCAAGTACGGGCTGCCGACCGATGTCGACATCGTCGCCGACATGCGGTTCCTGCCGAACCCGTTCTGGAACGAGGAGCTTCGAGGCTTGACGGGCCAGGACGAGGAGGTCCGGGACTACGTGCTCTCCCGCGACGGCGCGATGGAATTCCTGGATGCGTACTCCGCGGCCTTGGTACCGGTGCTCGAGGGATATCAGCGCGAGAACAAGAGCCACTCGACGATCGCGATCGGCTGCACGGGGGGAAAGCACCGCTCCGTGGCGATGTCGGAGGAGTTGGGCCGCCGTCTGGCCGCGATCCCCGGCGTCGCCGTGAACGTCCGTCACCGGGACCTCGGCCGAGAGTAG
- the uvrC gene encoding excinuclease ABC subunit UvrC, whose product MADVLSYKPRPGEIPTDPGVYRFRDAAGRVLYVGKAKNLRQRLSNYFAPLRTLHERTRRMVTTAASVEWTVVPTDVDSLQLEYMWIKEFDPPFNVRYKDDKSYPFMAVTLADEAPRVIVTRNRKIPGARYFGPFPKVWAVHETIDLMVKAFPIRTCSDSSYRRAMQTGRPCFPGQIGKCGGPCSMTVSIEEHRAMVDDFVAFMAGGDERFTRELTKRMLAASAAMDYEAAAKYRDKLSAIEAVLGKSALVLPSDEDADLFGIAEDELAAAVQHFVIRGGRVRGVRALTIEKEIDISSGELVEQVLQQAYGEAQDVPRRILVPTLPDDAAELEEWLRERRGKKVEIAVAQRGQRADLMRTATLNAQQALIRHKTRRTTDYVARTQALTDLQEALGMDEAPLRIECFDISHLGGTNVVASMVVFEDGLPRKDQYRSFNIAETTDDTDSMYQVLRRRLAYLDRPDESETIDPTTDEVVAEDVGEATVRRKPRFAYPPQLLLVDGGQPQVEAAARALRDAGHTEIAVCGIAKRLEEVWLPGDDFPVILPRTSEALYLLQRLRDEAHRFAITHQRKKRRNDISSVLAEVPGLGAARIKVLLKHFGSVTALRAAEPGQIEEVQGIGPVLAQNIHTHLSTR is encoded by the coding sequence ATGGCCGACGTCCTGTCGTACAAGCCGAGGCCGGGGGAGATCCCCACCGACCCCGGCGTGTACCGCTTCCGCGACGCCGCCGGTCGGGTGCTCTACGTCGGCAAGGCGAAGAACCTTCGTCAGCGCCTCTCGAACTACTTCGCGCCGCTACGCACGCTGCACGAGCGCACGCGGCGCATGGTGACAACCGCGGCCTCCGTCGAGTGGACCGTCGTGCCGACCGACGTCGATTCGCTGCAGCTCGAGTACATGTGGATCAAGGAGTTCGATCCGCCCTTCAACGTGCGCTACAAAGACGACAAGTCGTACCCGTTCATGGCGGTGACGCTCGCGGACGAAGCGCCCCGCGTGATCGTGACCCGCAACCGGAAGATCCCGGGGGCGCGGTACTTCGGTCCGTTCCCGAAGGTGTGGGCGGTGCACGAGACCATCGACCTGATGGTCAAGGCGTTCCCGATCCGTACGTGCAGCGACTCCAGCTACCGGCGCGCCATGCAGACGGGCAGGCCGTGCTTCCCCGGACAGATCGGCAAGTGCGGTGGTCCGTGCTCGATGACGGTGAGCATCGAGGAGCACCGCGCCATGGTCGACGACTTCGTCGCGTTCATGGCCGGTGGCGACGAGCGCTTCACCCGTGAACTCACCAAGCGGATGCTGGCGGCCTCCGCGGCGATGGACTACGAAGCGGCGGCGAAGTATCGCGACAAGCTCTCCGCGATCGAGGCGGTACTCGGCAAGAGCGCACTCGTGCTCCCCAGTGACGAGGACGCCGACCTGTTCGGCATCGCCGAGGACGAGCTGGCCGCTGCGGTGCAGCACTTCGTGATCCGCGGTGGCAGAGTGCGCGGTGTGCGCGCGCTGACGATCGAGAAGGAGATCGACATCTCCAGCGGCGAGCTCGTTGAGCAGGTGCTGCAGCAGGCCTACGGCGAGGCACAGGACGTTCCGCGGCGCATCCTGGTCCCCACCCTGCCCGACGACGCCGCGGAGCTCGAGGAGTGGCTGCGCGAGCGTCGGGGCAAGAAGGTCGAGATCGCGGTCGCACAGCGCGGTCAGCGTGCCGACCTCATGCGCACCGCGACTCTGAACGCGCAGCAGGCGCTCATCCGTCACAAGACCCGTCGCACCACCGACTATGTCGCGCGCACCCAGGCACTCACAGACCTGCAGGAGGCCCTCGGCATGGACGAGGCGCCCTTGCGCATCGAGTGCTTCGACATCTCGCACCTGGGCGGCACGAATGTCGTGGCGTCGATGGTGGTCTTCGAAGACGGGCTGCCCCGCAAAGATCAGTACCGATCGTTCAACATCGCCGAGACCACGGACGACACGGACTCGATGTACCAGGTGCTCCGTCGACGGCTCGCCTACCTCGATCGTCCTGACGAGTCGGAGACGATCGACCCGACGACCGACGAGGTCGTCGCGGAAGACGTAGGCGAGGCGACGGTGCGCCGCAAGCCCCGTTTCGCCTACCCGCCTCAGCTGCTCCTGGTCGACGGCGGCCAACCGCAGGTCGAAGCTGCGGCGCGAGCGCTGCGCGATGCCGGACACACCGAGATCGCGGTCTGCGGCATCGCCAAGCGACTCGAAGAGGTCTGGCTCCCCGGAGACGACTTCCCCGTGATCCTGCCCCGCACGAGTGAGGCGCTCTACCTGCTGCAGCGTCTGCGCGACGAGGCGCACCGGTTCGCGATCACACATCAGCGCAAGAAGCGGCGAAACGACATCAGTTCGGTGCTCGCCGAGGTGCCGGGGCTCGGCGCCGCGCGCATCAAGGTGCTGCTCAAGCACTTCGGCTCGGTCACCGCTCTGCGTGCGGCCGAGCCGGGACAGATCGAAGAAGTCCAGGGAATCGGTCCCGTGCTCGCTCAGAACATCCACACGCACCTGTCCACTCGCTAG